The Verrucomicrobium spinosum DSM 4136 = JCM 18804 genome includes a region encoding these proteins:
- the rlmN gene encoding 23S rRNA (adenine(2503)-C(2))-methyltransferase RlmN: MPPLSPAPRPLLDLSTEELSAWMVEHGYKPAHTLPVLRDVYGTRGAALQPKDRLPANLVQHIHSTFPATVATLAQRQVSEDGTCKLLLRLPDGRTVESVLMPDYHPERAAGCISSQVGCAMGCDFCATTQTGFERNLTSGEIVEQFIHLRREARGAGRALRTVVFMGMGEPMLNLRHVLPAVERMADPRLGALGWRQVTISTVGIVPGIEELTEANLGVHLAVSLHAPDDETRTAILPMGRRFPVQDILEAADRYQEKSGRITTIQYCLLEGVNDSLNQARDLANLMKDRRMHINLLRYNPTGLSLKGRTYAPSSMEQTESFLATLRECGAVAHLRRARGPDIDAACGQLRKREGRERDKV, encoded by the coding sequence ATGCCCCCTCTCTCCCCTGCTCCGCGCCCGCTCCTCGACCTCTCCACAGAGGAGCTGTCGGCCTGGATGGTGGAGCACGGGTACAAGCCCGCCCACACCCTGCCCGTGCTCCGGGACGTGTATGGCACCAGGGGCGCAGCGCTCCAGCCGAAGGACCGGCTGCCGGCCAATCTGGTTCAACACATACACTCCACCTTCCCCGCTACCGTGGCCACACTGGCACAGCGGCAGGTGTCAGAAGACGGCACCTGCAAGCTGCTCCTGCGGCTGCCAGACGGCCGCACCGTAGAGTCCGTCCTCATGCCAGACTACCACCCCGAGCGGGCGGCAGGCTGCATCTCCAGCCAGGTGGGCTGCGCCATGGGGTGCGACTTCTGTGCGACCACGCAGACGGGGTTCGAAAGGAACCTCACTTCAGGAGAGATTGTGGAGCAGTTCATTCATCTGCGACGGGAGGCCCGGGGGGCAGGGCGCGCACTGCGGACCGTCGTCTTCATGGGCATGGGCGAGCCGATGCTGAACCTGCGACATGTCCTGCCCGCCGTGGAAAGGATGGCCGATCCCCGGCTGGGTGCACTGGGCTGGCGGCAGGTCACGATCTCCACGGTGGGGATTGTCCCCGGGATCGAGGAACTCACCGAGGCCAATCTGGGGGTGCATCTGGCCGTGTCTTTGCATGCTCCGGATGACGAAACCCGTACCGCCATTCTCCCCATGGGGCGACGGTTCCCCGTGCAGGACATCCTGGAGGCCGCTGACCGCTACCAGGAGAAAAGCGGACGTATCACCACCATCCAGTACTGTCTGCTGGAAGGCGTAAATGATTCCCTGAATCAAGCCCGGGATCTGGCAAACCTGATGAAGGACCGGCGCATGCACATCAATCTGCTGCGCTACAATCCCACAGGACTAAGTCTCAAAGGCCGGACCTATGCCCCCAGCAGTATGGAGCAAACGGAGTCTTTCCTGGCTACCCTGCGGGAATGCGGAGCCGTGGCTCATTTGCGTAGGGCTCGCGGACCGGACATCGATGCCGCATGCGGGCAGTTGAGGAAGAGAGAGGGACGGGAAAGGGATAAGGTTTAA